TAACACGCGCCTGACGCGCCGCCTTATGGCGCGTCGCTGTCGAGGCGCAGGTTGGCTCCTCGTGTCCTTATAACCCGTGCTTCAGCTTTTGGAGCATGTCGGTCAGTCCCGTTATATCAAAACGCTCTCGGTAGATTAGGCGAAAGATTTCAAGAGAACAGACACCAACCTGTGCAACAGTTTTCACCAGCAAACGAAATGCCATAGTGTCATCAGTGAGGTAGGCGACTTGGAATTGCACACCATCCGCACTTTTCTCCATCCTTAGATTCTGCATGAGGGCACGCTCATTGGGATGGGCTCCATAGTCGATTGTACGATCGTAAAGTGCTTCAACCACAGTGCCTTCAGCAGGGTTAGATGTTTTTAATGAAGCCAGAAGGGCACGGATTTTGAACTCATCTCGGACCTTTTTCTTCGCTTCCGCACTTTCATGACGATTAAGCCAGGTTATTTGAGACGATGGGTTCTTTGATAGGTAGAAGCCATATAGTGAATTTTCAAGCGCAAGTCGCAGGCACGCATAGCCCTCAGGGACTTGACCACTCATTGATAAACTCAGACCTGCAAGGAAAGATGAATGTGACCGCAGCAGGAAGAACGCAGCAAACCAATCTGCGGTGTTGAGCAAGCTATCAATTGCCTTTCTGAAAGCAGTATCTATATCGGACAATCTTCTATACTCATCCCGTAGGTTGTGAAAGGACGCGTAGGCATTGTGTCGGGCATCATCAAGATATTTTGTTAAGTTATCGCTGCCCCATCCAGGAGGTGGTTCGGACAAAGTCATTTTGAATCCTCGGTGGCTGAAATACAGCGTTCAAGGTAAACGACGCGGTAAAACCCTGTCCGTCTTGAGCGCTTCGTTAGCCTTTTTCGGTTTAGAATAAGCGAAACCATGACAACTTTGAACCTATAGCGTCGCCGATCATGATTAAAATAAAATGATCGCCCTGTTTCAGGGTCTTGTATGCCTCTTTATAAGTCTCTTTCAGGCTTTTATTTGTTTCTATATCTCTTTTGAACATCCGTTCAATCAAGCCTTTTATCTTTTTTTCATATTCTGGCTGCGGTATTTCAGCTTCACATTGTTTGCTAAGCTCCATGTCCACAACAAAAGATGGATCTGTTTCAGACCATGCAAGCGTGTAGCGTTGCGCTTTGGATAAGGGGATCCCTTCGCGTTCTGCCTGCTCTATAATCTTGTTTACAAAAAAGGCTTTTGCGGTAGATTCACTATCGACTGGCATATCTGTCCTTTCCTAAGTTTGTCATGGGGCTAACGCGCCGGTAACTCGCCGCAAGGCGAGTCGATGTTGACCGGCTGGTTGTCATCAGTTTCAAAATAGCGACTATCAGGAACAAGCGGGTGTATACCAGTGCGAAGTCTCCCGGAATTGCTTATAGAGGCGTAAGCACGGTTACTGAACCTGAAATAACCAGAGATCATTAAACGCGTCAGAATAATAACCTGTGCGACCTCCGAACAGCCAGAAATTGCCACTTTTGTCAGTCCATGATGCAAAACGTGCGCGCGCGCCAGGGACGTTTAACGGAGAAGCAGTGCCTTGTGTGCCGTAGACGCCTGGCTGATCAACGACATCTGGCCCTCCTATCCAGGTCCAGTTCGTGCCGTCGAATTTCCAAAGATCGTTCAGGTAACCTCCGTTCCCGAGAGAATCGATACCGTACCCGCCAAACAACCAAAAGTTTCCACTGTTGTCGACCGATCCGGGAGCTGATCTTCTGGCACCGGGGATATTGGAGGCAGAAGCAATGCCCTTTGTTCCATAGATTCCTGCTTGCCAAACCCCAATATCTGCACCACTCACCCAAGTCCAGCTCGTACCGTCAAATTTCCAGAGATCATTGAGACCGCCACCGTTGCCTGCGCCATCATAACCGGAGCCGCCGAATAACCAAAGGTTACCGCTCTGATCTGTCCATGCAATGGCGTCGGAGCGCGCACCCGGAACATTTATGGCGGCAGGTATGCCCTTTATCCCGTAAACACCTTTCTGATTTGTTGTATCTGATCCGCTTACCCATGTCCAGTTCGTGCCATCGAATTTCCAGAGATCGTTCAAATAGACGAAGTTTGAATTGCCATTATCATAGTACTCTCCACCGAACAGCCAGAGATTCCCATAGATGTCGGACCACGATGTCGCTCTTAAACGAGACCCGGGAACATTTGCAGGAGAAGCGGTACCCTTTGTCCCGTACACCCCTATCTGATTTGCAGTATCTGATCCACTCACCCAGGTCCAGTTCGTGCCGTCAAACTTCCAAAGATCATTATAACAATTCACGCCACCAATAACCTCGCTTCCGCCGCCAAACAACCATACATTGCCGCTTTTGTCGCACCATAATTCTGAATCGTAGCGCGCTCCAGGAACATTAGAGGCAGCTCCGATGCCCTTTGTCCCGTAGATACCTGCTTGCCATGCCGTATCCGACCCGCTTACCCAGATCCAGTTCGAACCGTCGAATTTCCACAGATCGTTAAGTTCTCCACCCTGTCCCGCGTCGTAACCACTTCCTCCAAACAGCCAGAAATAGCCATTGG
This genomic interval from Nitrospirota bacterium contains the following:
- a CDS encoding galactose oxidase produces the protein MSCTDTNGYFWLFGGSGYDAGQGGELNDLWKFDGSNWIWVSGSDTAWQAGIYGTKGIGAASNVPGARYDSELWCDKSGNVWLFGGGSEVIGGVNCYNDLWKFDGTNWTWVSGSDTANQIGVYGTKGTASPANVPGSRLRATSWSDIYGNLWLFGGEYYDNGNSNFVYLNDLWKFDGTNWTWVSGSDTTNQKGVYGIKGIPAAINVPGARSDAIAWTDQSGNLWLFGGSGYDGAGNGGGLNDLWKFDGTSWTWVSGADIGVWQAGIYGTKGIASASNIPGARRSAPGSVDNSGNFWLFGGYGIDSLGNGGYLNDLWKFDGTNWTWIGGPDVVDQPGVYGTQGTASPLNVPGARARFASWTDKSGNFWLFGGRTGYYSDAFNDLWLFQVQ